The following proteins are encoded in a genomic region of Brachypodium distachyon strain Bd21 chromosome 1, Brachypodium_distachyon_v3.0, whole genome shotgun sequence:
- the LOC100846468 gene encoding potassium channel KOR1, with translation MGRGLGSKSRVESEVEEEEYEVEVVPDRLKSSRNSRLALFGSELRLDRFRPRRRRRRRAAADGEDGFFHDLIIHPENKWYRIWSRFILVWAVYSSFFTPFEFGFFRGLPKRLFFLDIAGQIAFLIDIVLKFFVAYRDPDTYRMVYNPTSIALRYCKSSFIFDLLGCFPWDVIYKACGSREEVRSLLWIRLTRALKVTEFFKDLEKDIRVNYLFTRIVKLIVVELYCTHTAACIFYYLATTLPESMEGYTWIGSLKLGDYSYSNFREIDLAKRYMTSLYFAIVTMATVGYGDIHAVNVREMIFIMIYVSFDMILGAYLIGNMTALIVKGSRTERFRDKMKEVIRYMNRNKLGKEIREQIKGHLRLQYESSYTEASVLQDIPISIRAKISQTLYKPYIESTPLFKGCSAEFIQQIVIRLQEEFFLPGEVILEQGSAVDQIYFVCHGELEGVGIGEDGQEETLLMLEPESSFGEIAILCNIPQPYSVRVCELCRLLRLDKQSFTNILEIYFVDGRKILSNLTENNEYGGRVKQLESDITFHIGKQEAELTLRVNSAAFYGDLHQLKGLIRAGADPKNTDYDGRSPLHLAASKGYEDVAQFLIHEGADINLIDKFGNTPLLEAVKQGHDRVATLLFKKGAILNLQNAGSHLCSAVSKGDSDFIRRALACGADPDSKDYDHRSPLHIAAAEGLYMMAKLLVEAGASVFATDRWGTTPLDEGRKSGSKPLMMLLEQAKAEELSKFPARSEEVRDKMHPRRCSVFPNHPWDTDGKRKEGVTLWIPHTIDWLIRSAQEKLGLSGSCLRLLGEDGARVQDVDMVNDGQKLYLVGDEDVGRSE, from the exons ATGGGGAGAGGGCTGGGGTCGAAGAGCAGGGTGgaatcggaggtggaggaggaggagtacgAGGTGGAGGTGGTGCCGGACCGGCTCAAGTCGTCCCGGAACAGCCGCCTCGCGCTCTTCGGCTCCGAGCTCCGCCTCGACCGCTtccggccgcgccgccggcgaagaagacgagccgccgccgatggcGAGGACGGCTTCTTCCACGACCTCATCATCCACCCCGAGAACAA GTGGTATCGGATATGGTCCAGGTTCATATTGGTATGGGCAGTGTATAGTTCCTTCTTTACGCCTTTTGAATTCGGGTTCTTCAGGGGACTACCCAAGAGACTATTCTTCTTGGACATAGCTGGGCAGATTGCATTCCTTATTGATATTGTTCTGAAGTTTTTTGTGGCCTACCGTGACCCTGACACGTACCGGATGGTGTACAATCCAACCTCTATTGCCCTCCG GTATTGCAAATCAAGCTTCATTTTCGATCTCCTTGGTTGCTTCCCATGGGATGTCATCTATAAG GCTTGTGGCAGTAGAGAGGAAGTAAGATCCCTATTGTGGATTCGCTTAACACGAGCTCTGAAGGTCACGGAATTTTTTAAGGATTTGGAAAAGGACATCCGTGTGAATTATCTGTTTACAAGGATAGTAAAACTCATTGTTGTGGAGCTCTACTGTACACACACAGCAGCCTGTATCTTCTATTACCTGGCCACAACACTACCTGAATCAATGGAAGGATATACGTGGATAGGGAGTTTGAAGTTAGGAGACTACAGCTATTCCAATTTTAGAGAGATTGATCTTGCTAAGCGTTATATGACATCGTTGTACTTCGCCATTGTCACCATGGCAACTGTTG GTTATGGTGACATTCATGCTGTAAATGTCAGGGAAATGATATTTATCATGATCTATGTTTCCTTTGATATGATTCTTGGAGCCTACCTCATCGGTAACATGACTGCACTGATCGTGAAAGGCTCGAGAACAGAGCGATTTCGTGACAAAATGAAAGAAGTTATCAGGTATATGAACAGAAATAAACTTGGGAAGGAGATAAGAGAACAGATCAAGGGACATTTGAGATTGCAGTATGAGAGCAGCTACACTGAAGCTTCGGTACTTCAGGATATCCCAATTTCTATTCGGGCAAAG ATTTCTCAAACACTGTACAAGCCATACATTGAAAGCACTCCACTGTTCAAAGGATGTTCAGCAGAGTTCATTCAACAGATT GTTATCAGGCTGCAAGAAGAGTTCTTCCTACCAGGAGAGGTTATTTTGGAGCAAGGAAGTGCAGTTGATCAGATATACTTTGTCTGTCATGGTGAACTG GAAGGTGTCGGCATTGGTGAAGATGGTCAAGAGGAGACTCTTTTGATGTTGGAGCCTGAGAGTTCTTTCGGAGAAATTGCTATTCTTTGCAACATTCCACAGCCCTACAGTGTTCGTGTTTGTGAGCTTTGCAGGCTCTTACGGCTAGATAAACAGTCCTTCACAAACATATTGGAGATCTATTTCGTTGACGGAAGAAAAATTTTGAGCAACCTTACTGAG AACAATGAATACGGCGGGCGGGTCAAACAGCTAGAATCAGACATCACATTCCATATAGGGAAGCAAGAGGCTGAGCTGACCTTACGAGTAAATAGTGCCGCCTTTTACGGCGACCTTCATCAGCTGAAGGGTTTGATCCGAGCAGGAGCTGACCCGAAGAACACTGATTATGATGGGCGATCTCCTTTG CATCTTGCGGCTTCGAAAGGGTATGAAGATGTTGCGCAGTTCCTTATCCATGAAGGGGCTGATATCAACCTTATCG ATAAATTTGGGAACACACCATTACTGGAAGCAGTGAAGCAGGGGCATGACCGGGTGGCCACATTGCTCTTCAAGAAAGGAGCCATCCTGAACCTTCAGAATGCCGGTAGCCATCTCTGCTCAGCAGTTTCAAAGGGGGACTCTGATTTCATTCGGAGGGCTCTAGCTTGCGGCGCCGATCCAGACTCGAAAGACTACGACCACCGCAGTCCTCTCCAcatagcagcagcagagggcTTGTATATGATGGCCAAGTTGCTTGTAGAAGCAGGCGCAAGCGTGTTCGCAACAGACAG ATGGGGCACGACGCCGCTGGACGAAGGGCGAAAGTCCGGCAGCAAGCCGCTTATGATGTTGCTGGAACAAGCGAAAGCCGAGGAGCTATCCAAGTTCCCCGCGCGCAGTGAAGAAGTGAGAG ATAAAATGCACCCGCGACGATGCTCCGTGTTCCCGAACCATCCCTGGGACACTGACGGCAAGCGAAAAGAGGGGGTGACCCTGTGGATTCCTCACACGATAGATTGGCTCATCAGGTCGGCCCAGGAGAAGCTGGGCTTGTCCGGGTCATGCCTGCGCTTGCTCGGCGAGGATGGCGCCAGGGTCCAGGACGTCGACATGGTCAATGATGGCCAGAAGCTCTATCTGGTCGGAGACGAGGACGTGGGAAGGAGCGAGTAG